In Salvelinus sp. IW2-2015 linkage group LG3, ASM291031v2, whole genome shotgun sequence, the DNA window CTGGATGTTGGAGGCTCCTGGACAACAGAGGTAAGACACTAgacctcccgtctctctctttctctctcaccctctctatctTACTCAAGCTCTCGCCACCACACTAACTGATGTTATTCCTGATTTCTCCTGTTTCTTTATCTCcccatctctcattctctccccctctttctttcttcctcaccctctctgtctctctcttctagaCTACTCCCGGCGTGGAGAAACGATACTTTCGGAAAATTAAGAACTTGATAACAGCTTTCCAGAAACCAGGCCAAGGCATTGCTACACCTCTCCTCTACCCCGTAACCATGCAGAGTCACACGCACCCTGTCACCGCAGAGAATCATACACACCCTGGCAACATGAAAGCACACCCTAGCAGCCCGCCACCAACTCACACCACTCAGAATCATTACCAACAGTAGACAACAGCTTAGAGACACAGATGGAGACAGACTACGCTAGAGACAGACATTCTTGATGTGGGCCTGTATTCTTATGTTGTCATTGTGCTAGTCATTAATTTGAAAATAGCATTTGGTTTCAGTATCAAAACTTCAATGTGATCCTTAAATCTCTTTACATCTGTAGTATTGATGTTCTATATTGGTGTTTAAAATGTGTTTCTAAGACAGTATTGTTGCTATATTTGATTACAACTCAACTACATAGTTTCATGTCAGCCGATAAATAATATGCTTTGTTTTTAAAGTAAAATCATTTCTAACT includes these proteins:
- the sh2d1ab gene encoding SH2 domain-containing protein 1A, with the translated sequence MEQEKLAVYHGAISREEGEMRLWTAGRDGSYLIRNSESLAGLYCLCVLYKGYVYTYRLSLDVGGSWTTETTPGVEKRYFRKIKNLITAFQKPGQGIATPLLYPVTMQSHTHPVTAENHTHPGNMKAHPSSPPPTHTTQNHYQQ